One window of the Rhipicephalus sanguineus isolate Rsan-2018 chromosome 2, BIME_Rsan_1.4, whole genome shotgun sequence genome contains the following:
- the LOC119382477 gene encoding leucine-rich alpha-2-glycoprotein isoform X2: MAYRCLVASIVALVASSCQANTNVLRASCLWNESQEKESSVQVDCSRKGLTIVPAGSYWPRNIYKMDLSHNFIDHITHLEPSNVSVLDLHDNRIAIVEPGVFSAFPQLQFLDLSENSLEVLHGDVFVNMTNLRALNLSGNKLIQPPIELFRPLVSLEQLNLNRNPLRYLQIGLFKLPNLERLELSNIGAHSLPDGIFHTMPRLVYLDLSGNLFDKVPSSALRSADGLKVLVMSDNPVGTLGYNSFFKLHNIEELYVEKMKDLEAVEGDAFSYQKKMRSLFLGNNPKLKSIDLDIFGVFWRVEPAANWTLREFYLQNNNIQYLDEDIAPWKEFEILDLQGNPWVCDCNNAWIRKLQLQKELTVQLRCGSPTAYEHKPMLEVPDEVFACPSLRVEREQSSTFRTGVLVVGALSISAILLSAILLIKRKNLYQRFMSRKNRNGSVYYVKAHTNPVDGFDPSA; this comes from the exons ATGGCTTACCGTTGTCTAGTCGCTTCAATCGTCGCCCTCGTGGCGTCGTCTTGCCAAGCCAACACTAACGTGCTGCGAGCCAGCTGCTTGTGGAACGAGTCCCAGGAAAAAGAGAGTTCGGTGCAGGTCGACTGTTCGCGAAAGGGCCTCACTATTGTTCCCGCAGGCAGCTACTGGCCGCGAAACATCTACAAGATGGACCTGAGCCACAACTTCATCGACCACATCACACACCTGGAGCCGTCCAACGTTTCGGTGCTAGACCTTCACGACAACCGGATCGCAATCGTAGAGCCGGGAGTGTTCTCCGCCTTCCCGCAGCTTCAGTTCTTGGACTTGAGCGAAAATTCACTCGAAGTTCTTCACGGGGATGTCTTCGTAAACATGACGAACTTACGAGCCTTGAATCTTAGCGGGAACAAACTAATACAGCCTCCTATAGAATTATTCCGGCCGTTGGTGTCCCTAGAACAACTGAACTTGAACAGGAACCCACTGCGGTATCTACAGATTGGGCTGTTCAAGCTGCCCAACCTTGAGCGTCTAGAGTTGTCGAACATCGGCGCTCACTCGCTACCGGACGGTATATTCCACACAATGCCGCGCCTCGTTTATTTGGACCTGTCCGGGAACTTATTTGATAAGGTGCCTTCCAGTGCGTTGCGCAGTGCTGATGGTCTGAAAGTTCTAGTCATGTCGGACAATCCAGTGGGCACGCTTGGTTACAACTCCTTCTTCAAGCTGCACAATATCGAAGAACTATATGTTGAGAAAATGAAAGATCTGGAAGCTGTCGAAGGCGACGCCTTCTCCTACCAGAAGAAAATGAGGTCTCTGTTCTTGGGCAATAATCCCAAGCTGAAAAGCATAGACCTCGACATTTTTGGCGTGTTCTGGCGCGTCGAGCCGGCGGCCAACTGGACCTTGCGAGAATTTTATCTGCAGAACAACAACATCCAGTATCTGGACGAAGACATCGCACCGTGGAAAGAATTTGAAATCTTAGACCTCCAGGGAAATCCCTGGGTATGTGACTGCAACAATGCTTGGATTCGAAAGCTGCAACTCCAAAAAGAATTGACAGTCCAACTCAG GTGCGGAAGCCCTACTGCGTACGAGCACAAGCCCATGTTggaggtgcccgatgaagtttttGCTTGCCCGAGCTTGCGAGTCGAGCGCGAACAGAGCAGCACTTTCCGCACGGGTGTGCTGGTTGTCGGGGCGCTCAGTATCAGTGCCATCTTGCTGTCGGCCATATTGCTGATCAAACGAAAGAACCTCTACCAGCGGTTCATGTCACGCAAGAACAGGAATGGTAGCGTGTACTACGTCAAGGCGCATACAAATCCCGTGGACGGATTCGACCCTAGCGCCTAA
- the LOC119382477 gene encoding leucine-rich alpha-2-glycoprotein isoform X1, with the protein MVVSRLEQAPVQKTRSRTRNSAGVRMAYRCLVASIVALVASSCQANTNVLRASCLWNESQEKESSVQVDCSRKGLTIVPAGSYWPRNIYKMDLSHNFIDHITHLEPSNVSVLDLHDNRIAIVEPGVFSAFPQLQFLDLSENSLEVLHGDVFVNMTNLRALNLSGNKLIQPPIELFRPLVSLEQLNLNRNPLRYLQIGLFKLPNLERLELSNIGAHSLPDGIFHTMPRLVYLDLSGNLFDKVPSSALRSADGLKVLVMSDNPVGTLGYNSFFKLHNIEELYVEKMKDLEAVEGDAFSYQKKMRSLFLGNNPKLKSIDLDIFGVFWRVEPAANWTLREFYLQNNNIQYLDEDIAPWKEFEILDLQGNPWVCDCNNAWIRKLQLQKELTVQLRCGSPTAYEHKPMLEVPDEVFACPSLRVEREQSSTFRTGVLVVGALSISAILLSAILLIKRKNLYQRFMSRKNRNGSVYYVKAHTNPVDGFDPSA; encoded by the exons ATGGTCGTCTCCCGACTGGAGCAGGCGCCTGTCCAG AAAACTAGGAGCCGAACGCGAAACTCAGCAGGGGTCAGGATGGCTTACCGTTGTCTAGTCGCTTCAATCGTCGCCCTCGTGGCGTCGTCTTGCCAAGCCAACACTAACGTGCTGCGAGCCAGCTGCTTGTGGAACGAGTCCCAGGAAAAAGAGAGTTCGGTGCAGGTCGACTGTTCGCGAAAGGGCCTCACTATTGTTCCCGCAGGCAGCTACTGGCCGCGAAACATCTACAAGATGGACCTGAGCCACAACTTCATCGACCACATCACACACCTGGAGCCGTCCAACGTTTCGGTGCTAGACCTTCACGACAACCGGATCGCAATCGTAGAGCCGGGAGTGTTCTCCGCCTTCCCGCAGCTTCAGTTCTTGGACTTGAGCGAAAATTCACTCGAAGTTCTTCACGGGGATGTCTTCGTAAACATGACGAACTTACGAGCCTTGAATCTTAGCGGGAACAAACTAATACAGCCTCCTATAGAATTATTCCGGCCGTTGGTGTCCCTAGAACAACTGAACTTGAACAGGAACCCACTGCGGTATCTACAGATTGGGCTGTTCAAGCTGCCCAACCTTGAGCGTCTAGAGTTGTCGAACATCGGCGCTCACTCGCTACCGGACGGTATATTCCACACAATGCCGCGCCTCGTTTATTTGGACCTGTCCGGGAACTTATTTGATAAGGTGCCTTCCAGTGCGTTGCGCAGTGCTGATGGTCTGAAAGTTCTAGTCATGTCGGACAATCCAGTGGGCACGCTTGGTTACAACTCCTTCTTCAAGCTGCACAATATCGAAGAACTATATGTTGAGAAAATGAAAGATCTGGAAGCTGTCGAAGGCGACGCCTTCTCCTACCAGAAGAAAATGAGGTCTCTGTTCTTGGGCAATAATCCCAAGCTGAAAAGCATAGACCTCGACATTTTTGGCGTGTTCTGGCGCGTCGAGCCGGCGGCCAACTGGACCTTGCGAGAATTTTATCTGCAGAACAACAACATCCAGTATCTGGACGAAGACATCGCACCGTGGAAAGAATTTGAAATCTTAGACCTCCAGGGAAATCCCTGGGTATGTGACTGCAACAATGCTTGGATTCGAAAGCTGCAACTCCAAAAAGAATTGACAGTCCAACTCAG GTGCGGAAGCCCTACTGCGTACGAGCACAAGCCCATGTTggaggtgcccgatgaagtttttGCTTGCCCGAGCTTGCGAGTCGAGCGCGAACAGAGCAGCACTTTCCGCACGGGTGTGCTGGTTGTCGGGGCGCTCAGTATCAGTGCCATCTTGCTGTCGGCCATATTGCTGATCAAACGAAAGAACCTCTACCAGCGGTTCATGTCACGCAAGAACAGGAATGGTAGCGTGTACTACGTCAAGGCGCATACAAATCCCGTGGACGGATTCGACCCTAGCGCCTAA